A single region of the Vicia villosa cultivar HV-30 ecotype Madison, WI linkage group LG4, Vvil1.0, whole genome shotgun sequence genome encodes:
- the LOC131595544 gene encoding mannosyl-oligosaccharide 1,2-alpha-mannosidase MNS3 encodes MSKSLPYSRKDVDYDNAKFRHRSFFKVITQTFLTSNRKRDCISCSTGKFLFLILIFGLVYVGLTHNPIPSRVVSRDQVFGIRKNEENNSTTNNGVERLKKFWRRAPRLPPQLPPDTKRSNNGIDHVPETTDVKALWITRQQKVKEAFTHAWSGYKKYAMGYDELMPVSQHGTDGLGGLGATVVDALDTAMIMGIDEVVAEAGSWVEENLSERISNKGQVNLFETTIRVLGGLLSAYHLSGGEKGMNISHAGPKPSVYLETAKNLGDRLLSAFTSSPTPIPFSDVILHDSSSHPAPGGLSSTSEVSTLQLEFNYLSFVSGDQKYSVEAMKVMEHIKTLPKVEGLVPIYISPHSGEFSGDNIRLGSRGDSYYEYLLKVWLQNGASTDNSTSYLYDMYKEAMNGVRHRLVQKSVPNELVFVGELPSGPNGGFSPKMDHLVCFLSGTLALGATKGLTKKQAMENNMLNFEDLENLKLAEDLAKTCFEMYSVTSTGLAPEIAYFHTQEFSEQGHEGGNKSSEYINDIIIKPADRHNLLRPETVESLFVLYRITEDLKYREWGWQIFEAFEKYTKIETGGYSSLDDVTIIPPPKRDKMETFFLGETLKYLYLLFGESSHIPLDKFVFNTEAHPIPINLKK; translated from the exons ATGTCCAAGTCTCTGCCCTACTCCAGAAAAGATGTTGACTACGATAACGCCAAGTTTCGTCACCGTTCTTTCTTCAAG GTTATTACTCAGACCTTCCTCACAAGTAACCGAAAGCGTGATTGTATTAGCTGTAGTACTGGGAAGTTTCTGTTCTTGATATTGATCTTTGGTCTAGTATATGTTGGGCTGACACATAACCCAATTCCAAGTCGTGTAGTTTCTCGAGATCAAGTATTTGGAAttagaaagaatgaagaaaataaCAGCACTACTAATAATGGTGTCGAAAGGTTAAAGAAGTTCTGGAGACGGGCGCCGAGGCTTCCTCCTCAATTACCACCCGATACTAAAAGGAGTAATAATGGTATTGATCATGTACCTGAAACTACAGATGTCAAAGCATTGTGGATTACTAGGCAACAGAAAGTTAAAGAAGCTTTTACTCATGCGTGGTCGGGCTACAAAAAATATGCAATGGGTTATGATGAACTTATGCCGGTTAGCCAACATGGAACGGATGGATTGGGGGGACTAGGGGCGACAGTAGTGGATGCTCTTGATACAGCTATGATAATGGGTATTGACGAAGTCGTTGCTGAAGCGGGATCCTGGGTTGAAGAAAATCTTTCCGAGAGAATTAGCAATAAAGGCCAAGTAAATTTATTTGAAACTACAATACGAGTTTTGGGTGGGCTTTTAAGCGCATATCATCTAAGTGGAGGGGAAAAAGGAATGAACATAAGTCATGCCGGACCTAAACCGTCTGTTTATCTAGAAACTGCTAAGAATTTGGGTGACCGTCTGTTATCTGCTTTCACATCCAGTCCGACTCCCATTCCATTTAGTGACGTTATTCTGCATGATTCTTCATCACATCCAGCTCCTGGTGGATTGAGTAGCACATCTGAAGTTTCCACGTTGCAGCTCGAGTTCAATTATCTCAGTTTTGTATCTGGTGATCAGAAATATAGTGTGGAGGCAATGAAAGTCATGGAACACATAAAGACTCTTCCAAAGGTTGAAGGACTAGTTCCTATCTACATTAG CCCTCATTCTGGCGAGTTTAGTGGAGACAATATTAGACTCGGATCTCGTGGTGACAGTTACTATGAGTATTTACTTAAAGTATGGCTTCAGAATGGAGCTAGTACAGATAACAGTACATCGTATTTATACGACATGTATAAGGAAGCAATGAATGGTGTTAGGCATCGTCTTGTTCAGAAATCTGTTCCAAATGAACTAGTTTTTGTTGGAGAATTGCCTTCTGGACCAAATGGTGGTTTCAGCCCGAAAATGGATCACCTG GTTTGTTTCTTATCTGGAACTCTTGCACTTGGTGCCACTAAAGGCCTTACAAAGAAACAGGCAATGGAAAACAATATGCTTAACTTTGAAGACCTAGAAAACTTGAAGCTTGCAGAAGATTTAGCTAAAACATGCTTTGAGATGTACTCAGTGACTTCAACTGGTCTGGCTCCTGAAATTGCTTACTTTCATACCCAG GAATTTTCTGAACAAGGTCATGAAGGAGGAAATAAGAGCTCAGAATATATTAACGACATCATAATAAAGCCTGCTGACCGCCATAATCTCTTGAGACCCGAGACTGTGGAGTCGCTCTTTGTTTTATACCGtattacagaagatctaaa ATATCGTGAATGGGGTTGGCAAATCTTTGAAGCCTTTGAAAAGTACACAAAGATTGAAACTGGTGGATATAGTTCTTTGGACGACGTAACTATTATTCCTCCTCCTAAAAGAGATAAAATGGAGACTTTCTTCCTAGGAGAAACACTTAAGTATTTATACTTGCTTTTTGGGGAAAGCTCCCATATTCCATTGGACAAATTTGTTTTTAACACAGAA